The region AATGATCAATGAAGCGACTGAAAGCGAAGCTCCGCCGGAAATAGTCGCCAACGTAAGAACCATTCCCGGTATCATCACCATGCGCGGCTGTACCTACGCAGGTTGTAAGGGCGTTATCATGGGCCCCACCCGCGACATCGTGAACATCACCCACGGCCCCATCGGCTGCGGATTCTACTCCTGGCTGACCCGCCGTAACCAGACTTCTGCCGGCCCGGATGGTGATAACTATATGCCCTACTGCTTCTCCACAGACATGCAGGATCAGGACATCATCTTCGGCGGTGAAAAGAAACTCGAAGCAGCAATTCAGGAAGCATACGATATTTTTCATCCCAAAGGTATCTGTATCTTCTCCACCTGCCCGGTAGGTCTGATCGGTGATGATGTTCATGCCGTAGCAAGAAAGATGAAAGAAAAACTCGGCGACTGCAACGTATTTGGCTTCTCCTGTGAAGGCTACAAGGGTGTATCCCAGTCCGCCGGTCACCATATTGCGAATAACCAGGTTTTCACCCACCTTGTTGGCGAAAACAAAGAGCCCCGCACCGAAGAATATAAGATCAACCTTCTCGGTGAGTACAACATCGGTGGTGACGGTTTCGAGATTGACCGTGTGCTTAAAAAATGCGGCATCACAAACATCGCAACCTTCTCCGGTAACTCAACTTACGACCAGTTCGCTTCAGCACAGCATGCAGACCTGAGCTGTGTAATGTGTCACCGCTCCATCAACTACGTGGCTGACATGCTGGAAACCAAATACGGTATTCCCTGGATCAAAGTTAACTTTATCGGCGCGGAAGCAACCGCCAAGTCCCTGCGCAAGATAGCGAAATACTTCGGCGACAAAAAACTTATCGACAAAGTCGAAGCAGTTATCGCCGAGGAAATGCCTGAAGTTGAAAGCGTTGCCAAAGACGTGCGTTCACGCACCGAAGGCAAGACTGCGATGCTCTTCGTCGGTGGATCACGCGCTCACCATTATCAGGAACTGTTCAACGAAATGGGCATGAAAACCCTTTCAGCCGGTTACGAATTCGGTCACCGCGATGACTACGAAGGACGTAGCGTTATCCCGGACATCAAAGTTGATGCGGACTCCAGAAACATCGAAGAAATCGAAGTTGAAGCAGATCCAGAACTTTACAAACCGCGTAAGACCGAAGCTGAAATTAAAGCTCTTGAAGACGCAGGATACGAGTTCAAACATTATGACGGCCTGAACCCCGACATGGACAAAGGCACCATCATTATTGACGACCTGAACCAGTACGAAGCTGAAAAACTGGTGGAAATCCTCAAGCCTGACCTTTTCTGCGCAGGTATCAAGGAAAAATTCTCCATCCAGAAGCTGGGCGTACCCATGAAACAGCTGCACAGCTATGACTCTGGCGGACCATACGCCGGTTTCAAAGGTGCGATCAACTTCTACAAAGAAATCGACCGCCTCGTGGGCAGCAAGGTCTGGAGCTACATGAAGGCCCCCTGGCAGGAAAACCCGGAACTGACAGCAACGTTTGTCTGGGAATAGCAGAGAAGGAGATACGAAATGTTACTCAGACACACACCCACAGAAATATCGGATCGTAAGACACTGGTCATCAACCCGGCTAAAACTTGTCAGCCTATCGGTGCAATGTATGCCGCACTGGGCATCAAGGGCTGCCTGCCCCATTCACATGGTTCACAGGGCTGCTGCGCCTACCACAGGTCCATGCTGACCAGACATTATAAAGAACCTGTATCCGCCGCGACCAGTTCCTTTACTGAAGGCGCATCCGTTTTCGGCGGTCAGGCCAACCTCATTCAGGCCATCAACAATATCTTCTCGGTTTATGAGCCGGAAGTGATAGCCGTTCACACAACCTGCCTTTCCGAAACTATCGGTGACGACTTGAAACAGATCATCACCAAGGCAACCAAGGAAGGCAAGATACCGGAAGGTAAGACCGTTTTCGGCGCACCGACCCCCAGTTATGTGGGTTCACACGTCACCGGTTTCTCCAACATGGTTAAGGCCATGGCCCAGCTCGCTGAGCCTACTTCTGAAAAGAACGGCAAAGTCAATATTATTCCCGGTTGGGTAGAACCCAGCGACATGGAAGAGATTAAACGTCTTTGCTCCATGATCGGCGTGGACATCACCATGTTTCCGGATACCTCCGGCGTACTTAACGGCCCCCTGAGCGGCGAATACAAGATGTTCCCCGACGGCGGCGTAACCATCAAGGAACTCAAGGAAGCCGGACAGGCTACCGGTACCATCGCCCTCGGTGAATGGTGTTCCGCAGACGGCGCACGCTGGCTTGATTCCAAACACAAAGTACCCTGTACCGTATTGGATATGCCCTTCGGCCTGAAAGCAACCGACCGTTTCATTGATGTGCTGCGTACCGTAGCAGGTGCTTCAATCCCTGACAGCATCTCTTACGAACGCGGACAGCTGGTAGACATGATCTCTGACATGCACCAGTACTTCTACGGCAAAAAGGTCGCCATTTACGGTGATCCTGACCAGCTCATCTCCATGGTGGAATTCCTCCGCTCCATCGATATGTGCCCGGTCTACGTCGTTACCGGTACTCCCGGCAAGAAGTTCGAAAAACGCATCAAAGAACTCACTGCCGACATGCCTTACGAAGTTAAGGTCAAAGCTAAAGGCGACATGTTCCTTCTGCATCAGTGGATCAAAAACGAGCCTGTCGACCTGCTCATGGGTAACTCCTACGGCAAGTATATCGCCCGTGATGAAGACATCCCGTTCCTGCGTTGGGGCTTCCCCATCACTGACCGTCAGGGACACCAGTACTTCCCCACCGTGGGATACAAAGGCGGTCTCCGTCTGCTCGAAAAAATCCTCGGACTGTTGCTGGATCGCAAAGATCGCGACTCCCCCGAAGAAACATTTGAACTCGTACTTTAATCTCTACCTCATCCCCTGCGGCATTCCCTTTGCCGCAGGGGAAATACGGAGCACCCAATGACCACTTCCACCACTTCACATCCCTGTTTCGGCCCCTCTGCCCGCGCATCTGCAGGCCGGATTCACCTTCAGGTCGCTCCGAAATTTTTTGCCCGCACCCGCTTCGCCACTGAGACAAAACTCCCCGCAGCCATGATGCCCGAAGAGGCCTTTGCAATGTTGGAAGAAAAGATCAATTCCGGCGAAAAAATCAAAGTAGTCGGTATCACCGGTCCCGGTGATCCGCTGGCGGATTTCGAGACCACCTACCGGACCCTGAAAATGGTCCGCGACGCATACCCAAGCATTGTTTTATGCCTGACCACCCTGGGCATCGGCGGTTCAAAGTATGCCGAAAAGCTGGCCGAATTAAAAATTTCCCACATCACTGTTTTGGTGGATGCGGTGGATTCTACAAACGCCGAAAAGATCTATGCGTGGATTCGCCCGTCAACCAAAAACATTCCCCTGCCTGAAGCCTGCGAAATGCTCGTTAAAGAACAGGCGGCATCCATAAAAGCCTTCAAGAAGGCAGGTATCACCGTCAAGGTCAACACAACCATTTATCCTGAAAACGTTGCTCAGATAGAAAACATCGCGCTTACGGTGAAAAATCTGGGGGCGGATATCATGGGACTTCCTTTCTTCATTCCTGAAAAGGACAGCGACCTTTCAGTCGTCGACAACGAAGATGTGGCCTCCGCCCGTGAACTGGCTGCAAAGCATATTGAACTCATGGAGCCGTGGCTCAAATGCGGGGCATCCATCGCACTGGAATCACCGATATCAAGTACCCTGCCAAAACCTAGCAAGAACCGCCCGAACGTGGCGGTGGCAAGCTCCAGCGGCATGGATATCGACCTGCATCTGGGCCACGCCCATAAAATTTTGATCTACGGTCCCCGCGAAGACGGCCTTGCCTGTCTGCTGGAAACACGGCAGGCCCCGGAACCCGGCGGAGGGGAATCCCGCTGGGAAAAACTGGCCGGAATCCTCGATGATTGTTTCGTGCTGCTTTGCGCCGCAGCCGGGGAAAACCCTAAAAAAATTCTGGCCGCCAATGGCATCAGAACCATCGTTTCTGAAGAAAACGTTGAGGGCACGGTCGATGTTCTCTACGGCGGCGGCAAAAAAGGCAAGTGCAAGAAATAGAAACCAACTGTGCCTCTACATGCGGCAAGGCTTTTTTATAAAAGGCTTAAAGCGACCAAAGGCAAAAGGAGAGAGAATATGGCTACCCCCGAAAGAATGATTGTTTGTTGTCAGAGTTTCCGCGCTGCGGGTGAACCCAAAGGCATCTGCCACAAGCAGACCGACGGCTATCTGCAATACATTGAAGAAGAGATCATCGACCGAGGCATAGACGCTCTTGTGGTGGCCACCAGCTGTTTAAAACAGTGTGATAACGGCCCTATCCTCGTTGTACAGCCCGAAAACTGGTGGTTCAAGGGTGTGGATTCTGAAGAAAAAATTGATGAAATCCTCGACGGCCTGGAAGACGGCGAACCCTGCGCAGACTACCTGCTTGAATAATTAACCGAGACACTCATATTTCGAAATTCCCGCATCTGAATTTTGAAAAACCATAGAGGGAGCATATGCCGACCACTGTTCACATCCGAAACGCCAACTCTGCTGATCTGGTTCCAATGACCGATCTGCTGAACTCGCTCTTCTCAATTGAGAAAGACTTTTCAGCGGATGGAAGCAGACAGATGAAAGGACTCAGAATGCTGCTAGGCAACCCCCGTGCACGCATTCTTGTTGCGGAAGAACATGATGAAGTGGTCGGTATGTGCACCGGTCAGATAGTAATCTCAACAGCGGAAGGAGGCCCGTCAATCCTCGTAGAAGACGTGGTTGTCCGTTCCGACAGACAAGGGGAGGGAATAGGTTCCATGCTCATGGAAGCCATCCTCGGATTCGCAGTAGAAAATAGAGCAACACGGCTGCAATTACTTGCAGACTGCGAAAACACCCCGGCCCTTAAATTTTACAATAAAATCGGCTGGAACAAGACCAGCATGATCTGCCTTCGTAAAACGAACGCATAGCAACGGAGCAAAGCAATGAATGAATACACAATTTTAGACGAACGTAAGGGGCAGATCCACCGCACGGGCGAGGGAGCACTGGACATTGCCTGCAACCGGGAATCACTCGCCGGAGCTGTCAGCCAGAGAGCCTGTGTTTTCTGCGGTTCAAGGGTCGTCCTTTACCCCATAGCCGATGCCCTGCACCTGGTGCACGGGCCAATCGGCTGTGCGGTCTACACATGGGATATTCGCGGCGCGCTTTCCAGCGGACCGGAACTGCATCGCCTCTCTTTCTCCACCGACCTGCAGGAGACTGACGTTATCTTCGGCGGTGAGAAAAAACTGGAAGCGGCCCTCGATGAACTCATTGACCGCCACAGCCCTAAAGCAGCCTTTGTATATTCCACCTGCATAGTAGGCATCATCGGTGATGATCTTGAAGCGGTCTGTAGAAAAATGTCCGAGAAGAAAGGCATTCCCGTTCTTCCGGTTCAGTCCGAAGGTTTCAAAGGCAGCAAACGCGAAGGTTATCTCGCAGCATGTAAAGCCATGTTCAAGCTGGTCGGGACTGAAGATGTTTCAGATGTTTCACCTCTTTCGGTGAACATTCTCGGCGACTTCAACCTTGCCGGGGAAATCTGGATTATACGTGAATATTTCAGAAAGATGGGGGTGGAAGTCGTTGCCAACATAACCGGCGACGGGCGTGTGAAAGATATCGGGCGCAGCCACGGTGCGGCCCTTAATCTTGTACAGTGTTCGGGTGCGACATTGGATTTGGCAAAAATGATGAAGGAGAAATACGGCAAGCCTTATATGCGCGTCTCCTACCTCGGCATCGAAGATATGGCCGACTCCCTCTATCAGGTTGCTGATTTCTTCAAGGATGTCGACCCGGACATTGTCAAACGCACGGAAGATCTCGTACGGGATGAACTCTCAAAACTCATGCCCGAGCTTGCCCGCATGCGCAAGGACCTCGAAGGCAAGAAGGTCGCCATGTACGTAGGTGGATCATTCAAGGCTTTCTCCCTGCTCAAGGCTTTCCGGCACCTAGGTATGAAGGTTGTCATGGTCGGTTCCCAGACCGGAACCAAGGAAGATTACGCTGAACTGGAACGTATCTCTGATCCCGGAACGATTCTCGTGGATGATGCAAATCCGCTGGAGCTTTCCGCTTTCATCAAAGAGAAAGACGTCGACATCTTTGTCGGCGGAGTAAAGGAACGCCCCATCGCATTCAAAATGGGAGTAGGATTCTGCGACCACAATCACGAGCGCAAAGAAGCCCTTGAAGGCTTTGAAGGAATGCTCAACTTCGCACGAGAAATCCACTCCTCAGCAATGAGCCCGGTCTGGAATTTTGTCCCCCGTAGAGCCAAGAAGGAAGGAGTATAGCCATGACAACCAAGAGTAAAAATTACACATCAACGACTAACGCATGTAAACTCTGCACCCCTCTCGGCGCGTCACTCGCCTTCCGCGGAGTAGAAAGTTCAATTCCTTTCCTGCATGGCTCGCAGGGCTGCGCCACATACATGCGCCGTTATATTATCAGCCATTTCCGTGAACCTGTGGATATCGCTTCCTCTGCACTTGGTGAAAAGCACGCTGTATACGGCGGCGGCCCCAACCTCAAAAAGGGTATCCTCAATGTAATGAAGAAATATGAACCGAAAGTAATCGGAGTGGCAACCACCTGCCTGACCGAAACAATCGGTGATGATGTTCCCATGTATCTCAAAGAATTCTTTGATGAATTCGGTGATCTTGATCTGCCTAATATCGTACAGGTTTCAACCCCCAGTTACAATGGAACCCACATGGACGGCTGGCACGGCGCCGTACGTTCCATGGTCGAACAGCTCTGCACTGAAAAGGCGGAGAATGACGGACACGTGAACATCCTGCCCAACATGGTTTCATGCGAGGATGTTCGACACCTCTTTGATATCTGTGAAGATTTCGATTTGAAAGCGACCATCCTGCCTGACATTTCCGAAACCCTCGATGGCCCGGCTTTTGAAAATTACATGAAAATCCCCGTGGGCGGGACCCCGGTTGAAGACATCAAAAAGATGTCCGGAGCCGCCGCAACTATTGAGTTAGGCCGCTGCCTGCCCGCAAAAAGCGGCGGAACCAGCCTTGAAGAAAGGTTCGATGTAGCCAACCACCGCATAGGTCTGCCTATGGGGCTGCGCGAGACTGACAAATTTTTTGAAACTCTAGAAAGCATTTCCGGCAACCCTCTCCCTACCCGTTATGAACGCGAAAGAGGCAGGCTGGTCGATGCCTACGTGGACGGCCACAAATACATCTTCGGTAAAAGGGCGGTTGTATACGGAGAAGAAGACCTCGTCGTCGGACTTTGCGCTTTCCTTGCCGAGATCGGCGTGGACGTAATCCTTGCCGGAAGCGGCGCTAAGAAAAAGGGCATGGGCGAAGCAGTTAAAGCCGTTACCGAAGGCGTTGGGCGTACCATGCCTGAAATCCATGAAGGCGTTGACTTTTTTGACATTGCCGAACGGGCTGAGGAACTGAAACCAGATATGCTCATCGGTCATTCCAAGGGTTACCGCTATGCGAAAGCATGGAACATCCCCCTTATCCGGGTAGGTTTCCCGGTGCATGACCGCTTCGGCGGACAGCGCATCCCGACTCTGGGATACAGGGGAACACAGTATCTTTTCGATCAGGTTGTCAACGCTATGCTCGGAAAGAAACAGGCAGATAACCCTGTCGGCTACGGCTACATGTAATCAAGGAATTAATTAAAGATACCACGTTAATCACATTCTCGGCGAAGCCCTATTAAAACGTTTAAGGCCCCCCGCAGGGTGCCCCGCGAGACCGCCGAAGGCAAAAAGGAGATATACCATGACAAAAGATACCACCAAACATCCCTGTTTTAACAAAGAAACCGCAGGCTCCTGTGGACGTGTACATCTCCCGGTAGCCCCCAAGTGCAACATTCAGTGTAACTACTGCAACCGTAAATACGACTGCGTTAACGAATCCCGCCCCGGTGTGACCAGCGGTGTGCTGAAGCCTTTTCAGGCTGCCGAATACATGGACGCCGTGCTGGAAAAAGAGCCGCGCATCACGGTAGCAGGTATAGCCGGCCCCGGTGATCCTTTCGCCAACGCGGAAGAGACCTTGGAAACCATGCGTCTGCTCAATAAAAAGCATCCGCACCTGATTTTCTGCCTCTCTTCCAACGGCATGGGCATCCTTCCTTATCTTGACGAGCTCAAGGAACTGGAAGTTTCCCATGTAACCATCACAATCAGCGCGGTCGATCCAGCCATCGGTGCCAAGATTTATTCATGGGTTAAAGACGGCAATGTTGTATATCGCGGCGAAAAAGGCGCAAAAGTTTTGCTTGAACGCCAGCTTGCAGCCATCAAAGGATTGAAGGAACGCGGTATTACCGTAAAGGTCAACTCTATTGTCATCCCCGGAGTGAACGACCATCATATTCCGGAAGTGGCCCGCGTGGCTGCTGAACTCGGCGCGGATATTCAGAACATGATTCCGCTCAAGCCGACTGAAAACACCAAATTCGCAGACCTGCCCGAACCGGGTCACGAAATGATAAATCCCCTGCGCAAAGAAGCGGGAAAAGTTATCGAACAGATGACCCATTGCCGTCGTTGCCGGGCAGATGCAGTCGGCCTGCTGGGTGAAGATAAGTCCGTAGCCCTGTGCGGAACTCTTAAAGCGTGCTCCGAGCTGAACCCTATTGATGTTAAAGGCCCTCGTCCTTACGTTGCGGTTTCTTCCCGAGAAGGCATGCTGGTCAATCAGCATCTCGGTGAATCAAAGGAATTTTACATCTGGGCGGAAGACGGTGAAGGCGGATTTAAAATGGTAGAAAAAAGGCCCGCCCCCAAAGCAGGATGCGGTCCGCAGCGCTGGGCAGATCTCGCTGCCACACTCAGTGACTGTCGCGCGGTTCTCGCAGCTGCCATCGGGGAAACTCCGCAGGAAAAACTGGCTGAAAACGGTATTGTACCGCATATAGTCGGTGGATTCATTGAAGACGCGCTGGCAACGATTTACAGCGGCGGGAATATGGATATCCACAAAGGTAGACGGGGAAGCATCGCTGACGCCTGCTGCACCGGAACCGGAACCAAATGCGGATGATCATAATAAATTGCTCCGTGCTGTTTTTATCCAAAAGATAAATTCAGCAACACTGTGAAGCCCCCTGCGAAGTTGCTCTTGCCGGGGGTTTCGCCTTTTGAAAGAGGTTCTTATTGGCATCATTTACAGTTACGCTCTCTAGCAATCTTCAGCAAAAACGATTACATTTAAAGGAAAAGACCGGAGCTCAAAATGAAAACCACCAGCAAAACAGTACTTCTGTTCTTTCTAGTAACCCTTTTTGCAATGACATCAGCTAGGGCTGACGATGTATCAAAAGGAGTTAACTGCCCGCCGGGATGGAATGACAACCAGAGCGCCCGTGGCGGTAATCTCGTAAAACAGTGTCTCTCTCCCGACCTTGAGTCCAGCATTGAGCTCTACGTAATTCACGGAAAAAAAATTCAATTGGGCAAGCTGTTGAACAACTGGACTGCTAATATGAAGAGTCAGGGCTTCCCGCTGCAAAAAAAAGTAGCCGAAACCAAAGGCCATGTATCAGGTGTTCCGGCTCTCTTTCGTGAATACGAAGGGAATAAGAGCGGCAGGGGAATTGAATCATTGCTGGCAGCAAGCCGCCACAACGGAATTAATTACGTTTTCCTGAGCAGCTATCCGGCAGCAGACCACGAAACAGAAGGACTGGTCAGGCATTCACTGAACACATGGAATTTTCCAGAAGTTTCAACTGAAGAAGATACCCCTTACGATTCTCCGAAAAACAAAGGTACCAGCGGAAGCTTCAAAAATATCGGCAGTTGCTGGGTCTGGGGACTTTGGACCGCACCTTCAGGAGCGTCAGTCGTGATTCTGCCGGATGGAAGGGCAATATTTGACGGACAGATTTCAAAACATTGGCGGCCCAACAAAAAAGAAAGCATCGTGATGGAAATCCCGGCTGAATGGGGCGGCGGCAGCGCCATCTGGACTCATCCCGAAGGACGTCATGATGTGATTCTTCAGGTTGAATTTCCAAAAACCAGACAGATTCTGCTCCGCGACTCCTGGGAATATAACTACAAAGGAAAAGCTTTCAAAGCCTGCCACAAATAAAATGGTCAACCATAAGAAAAGAGCTTTCCACCCGATGTGGAAAGCTCTCTTTTTCTCAACCGCAATCCCCATGATCGCGGTATAGCCAGTCAGGAAATTTTTAACCCTTTTTCATACGCCGCAGGCGCGCCCGACCTTCGGCAATCATGGATTCAAGACCGTAACGCTTGACCCTGTATCCCATCTGACGGGCAGAAAGGCCCAAAGTTTCTGCGGCCTTATACTGAATCCACCCACTTCTTTCCAAAGCGGCGACAACTTCATTGCGCTCCACTTCCTTGAGCGAAGTACAGTGCGGAAGCGCGTCATTGGAAGCAGGATCGCTGTCTTCTCCGGAACTTCCGGGGACTCCGCGCTGGCCCGGAGCAAGGTATGATTTCAAAAATTCAAGGGTGATGTACTCTGAATCGGACATGATAACGAGCCGCTCCAGCAGGTTCTGCATCTCACGCACATTACCCGGCCAATCATATATCATGAGAGAATCAAGGGCCGCAGGGGTAAAAAACATCTTGCGACCATAATCTTCGGCCATCTTCTGGATAAAATGATTGAGCAGCCCGGTGATATCTTCTTTACGGTCACGCAGGGGCGGTACGGTAATTGGAAAAATGTTCAACCTATAATATAAGTCCAGCCGAAATTCATTGTGCTCCACCAGCACTCCGAGATCGCGGTTAGTGGCAGCAAGGATACGCACATCTATATTGCGTGTTTTGTTTGAACCGATTCTTTCCAGTTCTTTTTCCTGCAAAACCCGCAGGAGTTTGGCCTGAAGTCCCATGGGGAACTCCCCGATCTCATCAAGAAAGATCGTTCCGCCGTCAGCCTCTTCAAAACGCCCCGGTCTGGTAGCGGAAGCACCGGTAAATGAGCCCTTTTCATGGCCGAAAAGTTCAGATTCAAGCAGATTTTCAGGTATGGAAGCGCAGTTTACTTTAATAAAAGGATGCTTGGCGCGATCTGAAAGCTCATGGATTATCTTGGCCATGAGGGTTTTACCAACGCCCGATTCACCAAGCAGCAGAACCGTAGCCTTAGTGGGTGCAACCTTTTCCAACTGCCGCTGAACCTCGACCATGGCAGAACTATGCCCTACAATGTACAAGCCCTTGGTTTTTTTAGAAATCTGATATTTGAGGGAGGTATTTTCACGCTTGAGAACCGCCTCGCGCTCTAAGATTTTTTCATTAAGGCTTATAAACTGACCGATGAGAGTAGCTACAATCTTTAAAAAATCTACGTCTTCTTCCGCCGCTATCTCATCACCGAAAATACGGTCCACGTTCAGCACGCCGATAGGTTCGCTATGCAGGATAATCGGTACACCGATGAAACCGGTTTTAGCCCTCACGATCTTGCGAGCGCCCGTTTTATCAAGGAAAAGAGGTTCTTTGGTTATATCAGGAACATAGTAAGGCTCACCGGTCTGAAAAATACGCCCGGTAACCCCTTCATCAAGGCGGTAGACCCCTCTCTGTTTTTCCTCAAGGGAAAGACCGTAGGAGGCATTGATTGAAAGCTGTCTTGTCTCTGGATCATAGAGAGTCACTGTCGCCCTCTTCATGCTCAAGTTCTCGGAAAGAATACTGAGAACTCCGTCAAGGGCGGACTCCAGATCAAGCGCCTGCTCAATGGCCTGACAAATCGCCAGCAACGCGGAAAGCTTTAGTCCATGCAGTGAAGGATACATATTTGAAGCTTAGCAATCCTAGTGCCATTTTGTTTTTTTTACATAATTCCTTTTATTCCTGATAATTATAAAAAATACATTTTTGAAGTTATTCACATTTATGTAAATTACCGTACTGCAATGAACATTAATGGGAAAAGTCTCCTCTGATTTTCATAGCCATGATATACTTTAAATATAGAGCTCATTTTCCCTAAAAAAGGAGGCACTATGCATGGCTGGGCTGGCTGGATACTGAGGGTTGATCTGGAAAAGACTGAAATAGAAAGACGTGCGCTTGACCCCCGAACTGCGCGGGACTTCCTCGGCGGACGCGGATTAAACTCACTGGTCCTGTTCAATGAAATCAGCCCGCAGATTGATCCACTCGGGCCTGAAAATGTGTACTGCCTTGGAGCCGGCCCACTTTCGGGCACTCCTCTCGGGTTGACCGGGCGGGTTGAAGTCAGCACCCTCTCTCCGTACTCCGGCATCCTGGGGGATGGTAATGCCGGTGGATCAATGGCGTTTATGATGAAACGAGCCGGGCTGGATCAGATTGTCATCAGCGGAGTTGCGGACTCCCCCTGTTACCTGCTCGTTGAAAACAACAAGGCGGAGCTGCTTGATGCCGAAGAACTCTGGGGACTCTCGGTCTGGGAAAGCACGGACAGACTACGCGAAAGACACGGCAAATCCGCCAGTGTAGCATGCATCGGTCTGGCGGGTGAGAATCTGGTTCGCATGGCTACAACCATGATTGATAAATACGCTTCCGCCGCCCGTGGGTCAGGCGCGGTGCTCGGGTCCAAAAAGATTAAGGCTATTGTTGTCAAAGGCAGTGGAAGAATTTCACTGGCAGACGAAAATGCGTTCAGGAAAATGGCTGCCGAAGACCGGGAATTTTTTCGTAATTCCGATTTTCAACGTGAAGTGGTCGGACAATACGGGACCCATATCGGCATGATGATGTGGGAACCGGGATTCCGTAACTACAAAGAATTCTGGAAGGCTGAGGATGTGCCGGATGAATTGCGCCCGGAATCGTGGAAAAGATTTTCGCTGGGTCGCCACGGATGCCACGGATGCCATGTTCGCTGTAAGGATCATTACCGCATACCTTCCGGCAAAAGGGCCGGAGAATCGGGTAAGGCAATGGAATACGAATGTATATTCTGTCTCGGCACCAATTGCGGGATAACCGATCCGGTAGCGATAATGGAGATGGAAAACATATGTGATATCTACGGCATGGACGTGCTGGCCCTTGGTAACACCATCGCCATGCTTAAGGATTTATACAACAGGGGACTGCTGGAGGGGGAACTGACGGACGGCCTTGATCTGAGCTGGCAGAATCACGCGGACCAGATTGAGCTGCTGCACCGCACCGCTCAGCGTCAAGGACTGGGCAACCTCGTGGCTGAAGGCATGTATACTCTAGCCAAGCGGTTAGGCGGGCAGGCAATGGATTATTGCTACCATGTCAAAGGGCTTTCGCGCGGTCCTTATCCCAGCGGAATCTTTTCGCTGGCTCACGCGACCTCCACCCGAGGAGCCGATCATCTGCGTGGCCGGTCATGGGCTTTCAGCCAACCGGACCCGGACATGTTCCCTATACTAAATGAACAGGGTCTGCTGCAGGAAAACCCGGATGAAAATCCGGCCCCGGCAGTAATCACCGGCGAACGCATGACCACACTGGCGGACTGCATCGGACGCTGCAAGGGCGCGGTGAACAACTGGATCAGCGCGGTACCGCTGGTCTGGAAGAAACCTATTTTTGAAGGTCTGGCTGAGCTGCTGAGTGCGGCAACAGGCAT is a window of Maridesulfovibrio sp. DNA encoding:
- the nifE gene encoding nitrogenase iron-molybdenum cofactor biosynthesis protein NifE produces the protein MNEYTILDERKGQIHRTGEGALDIACNRESLAGAVSQRACVFCGSRVVLYPIADALHLVHGPIGCAVYTWDIRGALSSGPELHRLSFSTDLQETDVIFGGEKKLEAALDELIDRHSPKAAFVYSTCIVGIIGDDLEAVCRKMSEKKGIPVLPVQSEGFKGSKREGYLAACKAMFKLVGTEDVSDVSPLSVNILGDFNLAGEIWIIREYFRKMGVEVVANITGDGRVKDIGRSHGAALNLVQCSGATLDLAKMMKEKYGKPYMRVSYLGIEDMADSLYQVADFFKDVDPDIVKRTEDLVRDELSKLMPELARMRKDLEGKKVAMYVGGSFKAFSLLKAFRHLGMKVVMVGSQTGTKEDYAELERISDPGTILVDDANPLELSAFIKEKDVDIFVGGVKERPIAFKMGVGFCDHNHERKEALEGFEGMLNFAREIHSSAMSPVWNFVPRRAKKEGV
- a CDS encoding nitrogenase component 1, producing the protein MTTKSKNYTSTTNACKLCTPLGASLAFRGVESSIPFLHGSQGCATYMRRYIISHFREPVDIASSALGEKHAVYGGGPNLKKGILNVMKKYEPKVIGVATTCLTETIGDDVPMYLKEFFDEFGDLDLPNIVQVSTPSYNGTHMDGWHGAVRSMVEQLCTEKAENDGHVNILPNMVSCEDVRHLFDICEDFDLKATILPDISETLDGPAFENYMKIPVGGTPVEDIKKMSGAAATIELGRCLPAKSGGTSLEERFDVANHRIGLPMGLRETDKFFETLESISGNPLPTRYERERGRLVDAYVDGHKYIFGKRAVVYGEEDLVVGLCAFLAEIGVDVILAGSGAKKKGMGEAVKAVTEGVGRTMPEIHEGVDFFDIAERAEELKPDMLIGHSKGYRYAKAWNIPLIRVGFPVHDRFGGQRIPTLGYRGTQYLFDQVVNAMLGKKQADNPVGYGYM
- a CDS encoding radical SAM protein, translated to MTKDTTKHPCFNKETAGSCGRVHLPVAPKCNIQCNYCNRKYDCVNESRPGVTSGVLKPFQAAEYMDAVLEKEPRITVAGIAGPGDPFANAEETLETMRLLNKKHPHLIFCLSSNGMGILPYLDELKELEVSHVTITISAVDPAIGAKIYSWVKDGNVVYRGEKGAKVLLERQLAAIKGLKERGITVKVNSIVIPGVNDHHIPEVARVAAELGADIQNMIPLKPTENTKFADLPEPGHEMINPLRKEAGKVIEQMTHCRRCRADAVGLLGEDKSVALCGTLKACSELNPIDVKGPRPYVAVSSREGMLVNQHLGESKEFYIWAEDGEGGFKMVEKRPAPKAGCGPQRWADLAATLSDCRAVLAAAIGETPQEKLAENGIVPHIVGGFIEDALATIYSGGNMDIHKGRRGSIADACCTGTGTKCG
- the nifA gene encoding nif-specific transcriptional activator NifA — protein: MYPSLHGLKLSALLAICQAIEQALDLESALDGVLSILSENLSMKRATVTLYDPETRQLSINASYGLSLEEKQRGVYRLDEGVTGRIFQTGEPYYVPDITKEPLFLDKTGARKIVRAKTGFIGVPIILHSEPIGVLNVDRIFGDEIAAEEDVDFLKIVATLIGQFISLNEKILEREAVLKRENTSLKYQISKKTKGLYIVGHSSAMVEVQRQLEKVAPTKATVLLLGESGVGKTLMAKIIHELSDRAKHPFIKVNCASIPENLLESELFGHEKGSFTGASATRPGRFEEADGGTIFLDEIGEFPMGLQAKLLRVLQEKELERIGSNKTRNIDVRILAATNRDLGVLVEHNEFRLDLYYRLNIFPITVPPLRDRKEDITGLLNHFIQKMAEDYGRKMFFTPAALDSLMIYDWPGNVREMQNLLERLVIMSDSEYITLEFLKSYLAPGQRGVPGSSGEDSDPASNDALPHCTSLKEVERNEVVAALERSGWIQYKAAETLGLSARQMGYRVKRYGLESMIAEGRARLRRMKKG